CTCGGCAAGGCGGTTCCGTCCGGTGCCACTCGGCGCGCGATCATCGGACCGTCGAACGGGCCGTGTCCGGTCATCGTCGCGATGTTCTGCGGAGTGCCCGCTTCCGGCGTGCTGCTCTCCGCGGCGGCGCTCGGGGCTTGCTGGCTCTCCGCGCCGGGAGTCGCCTGGGGAGCCGGGGCGCTCCACGTCGGCGACCCGCTGTCCTGCCGCAACGGCGACGCCACTGGCGAAGCCGCCCCGCCGCCCGACGCCTCGGCGAGCAGTTCGTCGCGCTGGCGGCGGTGTTCGGCGTGGCCGAGGCGGCCAGCGGCCAACTCCGCGTCCAAGCGCCGGAGCTCTTCCTGCCAGCTCATCACGCAACCCCCTGTCACCGGTTCGGGCGACAGTGTTCCACGCGCCCCGGTTGTGTGGGGGTCAGGTGCGCAAGATCAGCCCAGATCAGGCGCCCGCTTCGCGTCGGACGGGAAATCGCCGCGGCTCCGTACGATGGGGAGCATGTCCTCCGCGCGCGGTGCGCTCGCCGCCCTTGCCGTGGATCGGCTCGCCGGTCTCGACATCACCGCTGCCGAACTCGTCGAAGCCGGGGCGCGGGCCGTCGGCGAGGGCCTCGAAGCGCCCTCCCTTCCCGAGCTGGCCGCCCTCGACCATCGGAACCACCAGGCGGTCTCGGACGCCTTCTCGCACGTGGTGGAGGAGCTGGGCATCGAACTCCCGGTCGACGCGACCGCGGCCCAATGGCAGCTGATGGGCGAGCACCTCGGCGAGATGGTGCGCGGCGACGTCCGGCTCGCCGAAGCGGCGCAGAGCGTCAAAGCCCTCGACGGACGGCTCGGCCGCCCGGCCGCGCTCTCCGAACTGCGCCAGTGGCTGGCGATGCTCGCGACCTGGATCCCGACCGACGTCACGCCGGTCAGCTACTGCGAGCAACAGGTGCTGCAGCAGGCGCGGGCGGTACTGGCCGGTCCGTGGCCGCCGGTCACCCGTTAAGCGGCAAAAACTGTCGTACATATGTTCTAAAATTGGCCGGGTACTGGGAAAACATCCACCGGAAGGCGGCCGCCCATGAGTAGTTCCCAGCCGGCATACGTCACGCTGCCCACGTTCGTCGGGTACAGCGCCAGCAAGGGCCCGTCGCGTTCGTCGTTCGTCCGCAGGCAGCGCCGGCTGTACGAGGATCCGGCCCGGGCGGCGTTCAACTACTACCGGCGCGCGGCGAACGCGGTCCGGGCCGGCCGGGCGGCGCGGCAGGACGAGGTGGCCATGCGCGCGCTGGTCAACAACGCCGACGAGCGCACGCGGCCGCATTACGCCGCGATCGCGGAGGGCTGGCTGCGCTATCTCGGCAGGCGCGATCCGAAGCTGGTCGAGGTCGGGCGGGCGAAGTTTTCGCTGGGCGAGCTGGAGATCGGCATCAGCCCGCAGCTGGGGTTGCGGAAGTCGAACGGCCGCCGGTTCGCCACGTGGCTGTACTTCAAGGAGGAGCCGCTCACCCGGGACGCGGCGCAGCTCGCGTTGTGGCTGCTCACCGAAGGCATGCCGGAGCTGCTGCCGGGCGGGGAAGCGCTGGTCGTGGACGTGCGCCGGGCGAAGGAGTTCACCTTGTCGGCGCGCGACCGGGAGCGGCTGCGGCCGTGGGCGTTCAGCGAGGCGTCGGCGTTCGTCACGCTGTGGCGCGCCGCATAACGGCTCCGTGCATGACCGGCGGGGGTCTCGGGTAAGGAACCTGCGGACCGGGGCTGTTTCCCGGTCCGCGGGCCACCCGGACGAGTGACAGCTTGGCGCTCGGCTCCGGTGGACTGGACAATCCCGGCCCCGGACACGAAGCTTTCGGCAGTTTCGAGCCCGGTCGATGACTTCGAGGTCGACAAGTGAACGCTGCTGCAGCCTGGGAGCCGCTCTCGCGAGTGGCCGACGAGCCCGCTTGGTATTGGGTGCACGACAAGCTCAGGTTCTGGCCGAGCACCTTCGCGCACGATTGGCCCGGCTTCCACGAGCCGAGCCCGTCGGCCGCGTGGGATTTGTCGACCGGCGAGTACGACCGGGCGTCGGCCGAATTCCGGCTGGGCCCGTACGCGGTGGAAGAGCACGACGTGGCCCGCGCGGTGCTGGCCGCTCTGAAGGAGACGACCGCCGAGGACGAGTGGCTGTGGGTCCTGCACTGGCAGCACCAGTCGTTCAAGTTCTGGCCGCACCGCATGCAGGAGAACGCGCCCTGGCCGGTGTCGGTCTTCCCGCGCGGTGACTACCACCTGTTCCTGGCCGAGGACTTCAGCTACGGAACGCTGGGCCACCCGTGGGAACGCACCCTGTGCGTTTTCGGCGAAAAACTGCTCCCCGCGGTCGAAAAGCACGCCGACGGCATTCTCACGAACCAGTTGCGCCGGGACGGCCAGCCCTCTGCGCTGACCCGCTGAGCAAGGCCGCTGCTACCGTCTCGCACGTGTTCGAATACCACGGCTGGGTGACCATCGCCGCCTCCGCGACGGGCGACGACGACGCAGCTCTGCTGGAGCGCATGGTGGAACGAGTCCACCGTTCGCTGCAGAACGCGACCCTGCTGGACCTGGTGGACCTCCGCTGGAGCGGGGGCCTGCCCATGCTCCATCTGGGTGGTCTGGACAAACACGGCGGAGCGATCACGCCCCAGCTCCTGGAAACGTTCGCGAGGGTAGGAGAACTGGCCCCCGGCTCGTACGGCCTGCTGCACGTCTGGGACGACCAGCACCCGGAACACGACAACGCCTTCCAGGTCTACCGAATGGCAAGAGGCCAGGTAACGGAAGAAAAAGACCCGCACCTGTCCCCAGTAGCCCCCACGGTCCTGGACACCTACGAGCTATAACCGGCCTGCTCCGCAGGAGCGGCGTCCCTTCTTTCGCTTGCTCCGCAAGCTACGCGCCTTCTCCGCTTGCTCCGCAAGCTGCAAAGCCGCCCACCCTCGCAACCGCACCGATGGCACCGCGGGGGTCCGGGGGCTCGGCCCCCGGGTGATATGGCGAAGGCCCTGTATCCACGCTTTTTGTGGATACAGGGCCTTCGGGACTGAGCGGATGACGGGATTCGAACCCGCGACCCTCACCTTGGCAAGGTGATGCGCTACCAGCTGCGCTACATCCGCGTTAACCGCTTGGTGCTCGGTGTTGAACACACTCTATACCGTCCCTCGGGTGACACTTTCGGGGCCCCCGTTATTGGCGTGGACCTGCTGAGATGTGGTGCTTGCGCGTTACGCCGGGCGCACAAGGGGTGACGACGGGCGCTCTGCTCCGTATGGTGTCCCCAATCGACTTCAGTGGTGAGTCCTTCGGGGGAGGAGGTGCCTTGCCGGATGACCGAGCTGGGCACGGCGCCGCCGCCAGCGGCCTCGGAATCCGACGAGCAGGCACTTTTGAAGCGGCTGCGCGACGGCGAGGACGCCGCGTTCGGGGAGTTGTTCGAGCTGCATGCCGCTGCCGTGCGCAGATTGGCGCAGAGTCTGGCGGCGGATCGTTCCGAAGCCGAGGACATCACCGCGGAGACTTTCTTCCGCGTGCTGCAGGCGTTGCGCCGCGGTGCGGGTCCGCGGGATTACGTGCGGGCTTATTTGCTGACGGTCGCGCGCCGGGTGTCGTGGGAGTGGCACGGGGCGCGGCGCGATGTTCCGGTGACTGACGACGAGTTGACGTTCCGGGCGGGCGCCGGGGTGGACACGCCGGCGCGGACGGCTGAGCACACGTTGATCACGACGGCGTTCACGAGTTTGCCGGAGCGGTGGCGGACGGTGCTGTGGCAGACCGAGGTCGAGGGCGAGCAGCCGGCGATGGTGGCTCCGCATTTCGGGTTGTCGGCGAACGCGACGGCGGCGTTGGCGCGGCGGGCGCGGCAGGGGTTGCGGGCGGCGTATCTGCAGGCGCATTTGTCGGTGAACCGGGGTCCGGAGACGTGCCGGGCGGTCGTGGAGAAGCTGGGCGGGTTCACCGCGGGCAGCGTCACGGGCGCGGAGGCGGAGCGGATCAAGGCGCATTTGCTGGGGTGTCCGTCGTGCCGGGCGACGCAGGACGAGCTGCGGGACGTGTGTTCGTCGTTGCGGGCGCATGCCGGGGTGCTGGTGCTCGCGGTTCCGGCGCTGGCCGGGGCCGGGAAGGCCGCGGGTGCGGTCGCGACGGTGAAGAGCGTGGTGTTCGGCTCGAAGGTGAAGGTCGGGCTGGCGCTGGCGTCGACCGCGGCGGCGGGTGCGGTGAGTTTGACCGCGGGTCCGCTGGTGTTCGGGTCGCATCCGGTGCAGGACGTGGGGTTGGGCGGGGGCGCGCCGGAGCTGGCGTTGCAGCCGCCGGAGCAGCCTCCGCCGCCGGCGCAGCAGGGTCCGCGGGTCATCGCCGGGAAGCTGTACGGCAGCGCGCGGCCGGAGCACGTGGCGGTTCATCAGGGTGCTTCGCCGCATTTGGGCGCGGCCGAGGTGCCGAATCTGCCGGCGGCGCATCAGCCGGTTTCCGGGGATCAGTCCTCGTCGACGTCTGGTGCGGCGGGTTCCACGGGTGCGACGGGTGCGACTGGGTCTGCTGGTTCGACGCCGCGCGATGATCTTCCCGGTCAGGACGCCAGTCATTCGGGTTCGCCGATGACGGGCCGTTCGTCGACCACCGAGTCACGGTCGGATCTGGACACGTCCACGAACTCGTCGAGCCCTGGCCTGCTGAGCACGACGACGGACGACACGACTCCTTCGTCGTACGCTCCGCCGCGCTCGGCGTACGTGCCTTCGCCGGATTCGTACGTGCCGCCGTCGGTCACGACGACCCCGGCCGGGTCGCGGCATGTCGCTCCGGCGGCTCCGCAGTCGTCGAACTCCGCTGACTCGTCCGACTGCCCGAAGTCTTCCCGTTCCGCCGAATCG
The nucleotide sequence above comes from Amycolatopsis sp. AA4. Encoded proteins:
- a CDS encoding Imm7 family immunity protein, which translates into the protein MFEYHGWVTIAASATGDDDAALLERMVERVHRSLQNATLLDLVDLRWSGGLPMLHLGGLDKHGGAITPQLLETFARVGELAPGSYGLLHVWDDQHPEHDNAFQVYRMARGQVTEEKDPHLSPVAPTVLDTYEL
- a CDS encoding DUF2716 domain-containing protein; this translates as MADEPAWYWVHDKLRFWPSTFAHDWPGFHEPSPSAAWDLSTGEYDRASAEFRLGPYAVEEHDVARAVLAALKETTAEDEWLWVLHWQHQSFKFWPHRMQENAPWPVSVFPRGDYHLFLAEDFSYGTLGHPWERTLCVFGEKLLPAVEKHADGILTNQLRRDGQPSALTR
- a CDS encoding sigma-70 family RNA polymerase sigma factor; the encoded protein is MTELGTAPPPAASESDEQALLKRLRDGEDAAFGELFELHAAAVRRLAQSLAADRSEAEDITAETFFRVLQALRRGAGPRDYVRAYLLTVARRVSWEWHGARRDVPVTDDELTFRAGAGVDTPARTAEHTLITTAFTSLPERWRTVLWQTEVEGEQPAMVAPHFGLSANATAALARRARQGLRAAYLQAHLSVNRGPETCRAVVEKLGGFTAGSVTGAEAERIKAHLLGCPSCRATQDELRDVCSSLRAHAGVLVLAVPALAGAGKAAGAVATVKSVVFGSKVKVGLALASTAAAGAVSLTAGPLVFGSHPVQDVGLGGGAPELALQPPEQPPPPAQQGPRVIAGKLYGSARPEHVAVHQGASPHLGAAEVPNLPAAHQPVSGDQSSSTSGAAGSTGATGATGSAGSTPRDDLPGQDASHSGSPMTGRSSTTESRSDLDTSTNSSSPGLLSTTTDDTTPSSYAPPRSAYVPSPDSYVPPSVTTTPAGSRHVAPAAPQSSNSADSSDCPKSSRSAESSKQRESAKPGKRARTDSTSGQDVTGSADSSADASSRTAKTRQTTSNSQ